A genomic region of Streptosporangium lutulentum contains the following coding sequences:
- a CDS encoding SigE family RNA polymerase sigma factor gives MDDEPGFDRFVAEHADALLRYGYVLAGNPHDAADLLQETLFRVRRAWPRVRRKDNPNSYARTTMARLHISIWRRHRREHLTGDPPDRAGHEVFPFEKQQGLWEELSALPRRQRAVLVLRYYEQLTDAEIAKVLGISPGTVRSQASRGLDKLRSSLAPSPATHGSPR, from the coding sequence TTGGACGACGAACCCGGCTTCGACAGATTCGTGGCCGAGCACGCGGACGCGCTGCTCCGCTACGGATATGTCCTGGCCGGAAATCCTCACGACGCCGCCGATCTCCTTCAGGAGACCCTCTTCCGGGTGCGCAGGGCCTGGCCGAGGGTGCGGCGCAAGGACAATCCGAACAGCTACGCGCGGACCACGATGGCGCGGCTGCACATCAGCATCTGGCGGCGGCACAGGCGTGAACACCTCACCGGAGACCCTCCGGATCGGGCCGGTCACGAGGTCTTCCCCTTCGAGAAGCAGCAGGGGCTCTGGGAGGAGTTGTCCGCGCTGCCCCGCAGGCAGCGCGCCGTACTGGTGCTGCGCTACTACGAGCAGCTCACCGACGCCGAGATCGCCAAGGTGCTCGGCATCTCCCCGGGAACCGTACGCAGTCAGGCCTCGCGGGGCCTGGACAAACTGCGGTCCTCCCTCGCCCCCTCGCCCGCGACCCACGGGAGCCCGCGATGA